One segment of Streptomyces sp. NBC_01463 DNA contains the following:
- the nuoK gene encoding NADH-quinone oxidoreductase subunit NuoK, whose amino-acid sequence MHLAYPAVLAALLFCTGLYGALARRNAILVLMSVELMLNAVNLNLVAFDVWLRDTLHSGQALTLFTIAIAAAEIGIGLAIVLAVYRNRGSSDVDHLRDTAETDDAEELPDDPDDADAPEDQATAPAGKAKKAEATA is encoded by the coding sequence ATGCACCTCGCCTATCCCGCCGTGCTCGCCGCCCTCCTCTTCTGCACCGGGCTGTACGGAGCACTCGCACGCCGCAACGCGATCCTCGTCCTGATGTCCGTCGAGCTCATGCTCAACGCGGTCAACCTCAACCTGGTCGCCTTCGACGTCTGGCTCCGCGACACCCTGCACTCCGGCCAGGCCCTCACCCTGTTCACCATCGCCATCGCGGCGGCGGAGATCGGCATCGGCCTGGCGATCGTCCTCGCCGTCTACCGCAACCGCGGCAGCTCCGACGTCGACCACCTCCGCGACACCGCCGAGACCGACGACGCCGAGGAACTCCCGGACGATCCGGACGACGCCGACGCCCCCGAAGACCAGGCCACTGCTCCGGCAGGGAAGGCAAAGAAGGCAGAGGCCACCGCGTGA
- a CDS encoding NADH-quinone oxidoreductase subunit J, producing MTATGAASVLAAAGSHPGFLSPTGVEIAFVLVGVATLGAALVTVTTRQLVHAALWLIVALGGLAVEYLLLTAEFIAWVQVLIYVGSVVVLLLFGLMLTRAPIGRSPDADSENRWAALGVAVAAAGTLVWVVVDAFRTTWITLDGPAQGSTEATGSFLFRHWVLPFEALSVLLLAALVGAIVLSRKDRETKPAATPGRSSTTPRSTTTRGAAPQGTTTRGAATDGTATDGTPSREDRSS from the coding sequence ATGACCGCCACCGGAGCCGCCTCCGTCCTCGCCGCCGCCGGGAGCCACCCCGGCTTCCTCTCCCCGACCGGTGTGGAGATCGCCTTCGTCCTCGTCGGCGTCGCCACCCTCGGCGCGGCCCTCGTGACCGTCACGACCCGGCAGCTGGTGCACGCCGCCCTCTGGCTGATCGTGGCGCTCGGCGGCCTCGCCGTCGAGTACCTCCTGCTGACCGCGGAGTTCATCGCCTGGGTGCAGGTGCTGATCTACGTCGGTTCCGTCGTCGTCCTCCTCCTGTTCGGGCTGATGCTGACCCGGGCCCCCATCGGCCGCTCCCCGGACGCCGATTCGGAGAACCGCTGGGCCGCCCTCGGGGTGGCCGTCGCCGCGGCCGGCACCCTCGTCTGGGTCGTCGTGGACGCCTTCCGCACCACGTGGATCACGCTGGACGGGCCGGCCCAGGGCTCCACCGAGGCCACCGGCTCCTTCCTCTTCCGGCACTGGGTGCTGCCGTTCGAAGCCCTCTCCGTCCTGCTGCTCGCCGCTCTCGTCGGCGCGATCGTCCTGTCCCGCAAGGACCGCGAAACGAAACCCGCCGCAACCCCCGGCCGAAGCAGCACCACACCCCGAAGCACCACGACCCGCGGCGCCGCACCCCAAGGCACCACGACCCGCGGCGCCGCAACCGACGGCACCGCAACCGACGGCACCCCGAGCCGAGAGGACAGGAGCAGCTGA
- a CDS encoding NADH-quinone oxidoreductase subunit I, which translates to MPPIPGSGLAKGLAVTLRTMTKKTVTAQYPDTQPELPPRSRGVIALFEENCTVCMLCARECPDWCIYIDSHKETMPAAAPGGRERSRNVLDRFAIDFSLCMYCGICIEVCPFDALFWSPEFEYAETDILELTHERDKLRDWMWTVPEPPALDPGAEEPKEIAAARKTADKLRAQREQEAAEQAADQGGPE; encoded by the coding sequence ATGCCCCCGATCCCCGGCTCAGGCCTGGCCAAGGGCCTCGCCGTCACCCTGCGGACGATGACGAAGAAGACCGTCACCGCGCAGTACCCGGACACGCAGCCCGAACTCCCGCCCCGCTCCCGCGGCGTCATCGCGCTGTTCGAGGAGAACTGCACGGTCTGCATGCTCTGCGCCCGCGAATGCCCCGACTGGTGCATCTACATCGACTCCCACAAGGAGACGATGCCCGCCGCGGCCCCGGGCGGCCGCGAGCGCAGCCGCAACGTGCTGGACCGCTTCGCGATCGACTTCTCCCTCTGCATGTACTGCGGCATCTGCATCGAGGTGTGCCCGTTCGACGCGCTCTTCTGGTCGCCGGAGTTCGAGTACGCGGAGACGGACATCCTGGAACTCACCCATGAGCGCGACAAGCTGCGCGACTGGATGTGGACGGTCCCGGAGCCGCCGGCCCTCGACCCCGGTGCCGAGGAGCCCAAGGAGATCGCCGCCGCCCGCAAGACGGCGGACAAGCTCCGCGCCCAGCGCGAACAGGAAGCGGCGGAGCAGGCAGCCGACCAGGGGGGACCGGAGTGA
- a CDS encoding NADH-quinone oxidoreductase subunit H, which produces MNDVLDVALRLIIVFAVFMVVPLIVGQAEHKVMAHMQGRLGPMYAGGFHGWAQLVADGVKFAQKEDIVPAEADRRVFQIAPAVALLPYLLVLVAIPIGPGEGAVGQVVDAGIFFVLAVMGVGVLGSLMAGWASANKFSLLGGLRTAAQLLAYELPMLLAAASVAMAAGTVSLPGILDAFEWWWLPWQIVGALVFFVAGLAELQRPPFDMPVADSEIIFGAYTEYTGLRFALFLLAEYAGIVVLCGLTTVLFLGGWHGPLGADGLGWVWTLLKTGILAFVVIWLRVSYPRLREDQLQKLAWTTLIPLALAQIALTGIVKVAIS; this is translated from the coding sequence GTGAACGACGTACTGGACGTCGCCCTCCGCCTCATCATCGTTTTCGCCGTGTTCATGGTCGTCCCCCTCATCGTGGGCCAGGCCGAACACAAGGTGATGGCGCACATGCAGGGCCGCCTCGGCCCCATGTACGCCGGCGGCTTCCACGGCTGGGCCCAGCTCGTCGCGGACGGCGTGAAGTTCGCGCAGAAGGAAGACATCGTCCCGGCCGAGGCCGACCGCCGGGTCTTCCAGATCGCGCCCGCCGTCGCGCTGCTCCCGTACCTCCTCGTGCTCGTCGCCATCCCGATCGGCCCAGGCGAGGGCGCGGTCGGCCAGGTCGTCGACGCGGGCATCTTCTTCGTGCTCGCGGTGATGGGCGTCGGCGTGCTCGGCTCGCTCATGGCGGGCTGGGCGTCGGCGAACAAGTTCTCGCTGCTCGGCGGCCTCCGCACCGCCGCGCAACTGCTCGCGTACGAGCTGCCGATGCTCCTCGCCGCCGCCTCGGTGGCGATGGCGGCCGGCACCGTGTCCCTCCCCGGCATCCTCGACGCGTTCGAGTGGTGGTGGCTGCCCTGGCAGATCGTCGGCGCCCTGGTCTTCTTCGTGGCCGGACTCGCCGAACTCCAGCGCCCGCCCTTCGACATGCCGGTCGCGGACTCGGAGATCATCTTCGGCGCGTACACCGAGTACACCGGCCTGCGCTTCGCCCTCTTCCTGCTCGCCGAGTACGCGGGCATCGTCGTGCTCTGCGGACTGACGACCGTCCTCTTCCTCGGCGGCTGGCACGGCCCGCTGGGCGCCGACGGCCTCGGCTGGGTCTGGACGCTCCTGAAGACCGGCATCCTCGCCTTCGTCGTCATCTGGCTGCGCGTGAGCTACCCGCGACTGCGCGAGGACCAGCTCCAGAAGCTCGCCTGGACCACGCTCATCCCCCTCGCCCTCGCGCAGATCGCGCTCACCGGCATCGTGAAGGTGGCGATCAGCTAA
- a CDS encoding NADH-quinone oxidoreductase subunit C, which produces MPDAVTEIFGEDATAEQAYELLTVDVPPASWIAALETARDRLGCTYFDWLSAVDEPGTGFRVCAHVAALPAAGGRVRRLLLRTTVPHEAAVLPTAIDVYAGAAWHERETHEMFGIGFDGHPHLVPLLLPEGFEGHPLRKDFVLAARVAKAWPGAKEPGESEHGGPKRRTMLPPGVPDPNEWGPLKGQLPPAPARAARPARRTRSASDGSAGQQPTTTPTEQTTPAAAPAPARRSRSVSQGSASQQPAAPAVPPVPPVPPVQPGEAPRDAAEAAPPEPSPTSEPSPKAEPSPTPEPSPAAGSSPTAEPSTPSKPRTSSDSRTPSKPRTSSESRTPEAPWHDARPAFDEPAGGTREAGGAVAPGESGEPGASGDSDTSGVPGAPSRGDSGSSETQGASDASEALGASGDSDDSGGSSDPGDSGDSGDPGDSEPHGAPGASGSPESHGAPDSSDSPDASGSSQPLRRLRSGGPGAEPPVREGAGRGQAPRSDTPDATPEQPNTEQPSTEQPPTPPKPPTPPETTPPPKPPTGGDRE; this is translated from the coding sequence CTGCCGGACGCCGTCACCGAGATCTTCGGCGAGGACGCGACGGCGGAGCAGGCGTACGAACTGCTGACCGTCGACGTGCCGCCCGCGTCCTGGATCGCCGCGCTCGAAACGGCGCGCGACCGGCTCGGCTGCACGTACTTCGACTGGCTGAGCGCGGTGGACGAACCGGGCACCGGCTTCCGTGTCTGCGCCCATGTCGCCGCACTGCCGGCCGCGGGCGGACGGGTCCGCCGCCTGCTGCTCCGTACGACCGTCCCGCACGAGGCGGCCGTGCTGCCCACCGCGATCGACGTGTACGCGGGCGCCGCCTGGCACGAGCGCGAGACCCACGAGATGTTCGGCATCGGCTTCGACGGCCACCCGCACCTGGTTCCGCTGCTGCTGCCCGAGGGCTTCGAGGGCCACCCGCTGCGCAAGGACTTCGTCCTCGCGGCGCGCGTGGCGAAGGCCTGGCCCGGCGCCAAGGAGCCGGGCGAGTCGGAGCACGGCGGCCCGAAGCGCCGCACGATGCTGCCGCCCGGCGTGCCCGACCCGAACGAATGGGGCCCGCTGAAGGGCCAGCTCCCACCTGCCCCGGCGCGCGCGGCCCGCCCGGCCCGCCGCACCCGCAGCGCGAGCGACGGCTCGGCGGGCCAGCAGCCCACGACGACACCGACCGAGCAGACGACACCCGCTGCCGCTCCCGCTCCAGCGCGTCGGAGCCGCTCCGTGTCCCAGGGCTCGGCGAGCCAGCAGCCCGCGGCGCCTGCGGTGCCGCCGGTGCCGCCGGTCCCGCCGGTGCAGCCGGGCGAGGCACCGAGGGACGCTGCGGAGGCGGCCCCACCGGAGCCGAGTCCCACGTCGGAACCGAGCCCCAAGGCAGAGCCGAGCCCCACGCCGGAGCCGAGCCCCGCGGCAGGGTCGAGTCCCACGGCAGAGCCCAGCACCCCTTCGAAGCCTCGTACGTCGTCGGATTCCCGGACGCCGTCGAAGCCCCGGACCTCGTCGGAGTCCCGTACCCCGGAGGCGCCGTGGCACGATGCCCGGCCTGCATTCGACGAGCCGGCGGGTGGGACACGAGAGGCCGGCGGGGCGGTTGCGCCGGGCGAATCCGGTGAGCCGGGTGCTTCTGGCGACTCCGACACCTCTGGTGTCCCCGGTGCTCCTTCCCGCGGTGACTCCGGTTCCTCTGAGACCCAGGGTGCTTCCGATGCCTCTGAGGCTCTCGGTGCTTCGGGCGACTCCGACGACTCTGGCGGCTCCAGTGACCCGGGTGACTCCGGCGACTCCGGTGACCCGGGTGACTCCGAACCCCACGGTGCTCCCGGTGCATCCGGTTCCCCCGAGTCCCACGGTGCTCCCGATTCCTCGGATTCCCCCGATGCCTCTGGTTCCTCCCAGCCCCTCCGGCGTTTGAGGAGCGGGGGTCCGGGGGCGGAGCCCCCGGTTCGGGAAGGGGCGGGTAGGGGACAAGCCCCGCGCAGCGACACCCCCGACGCCACCCCCGAGCAGCCCAACACCGAGCAACCCTCCACCGAGCAGCCCCCCACACCCCCCAAACCCCCCACACCCCCCGAGACCACCCCGCCCCCCAAGCCCCCGACCGGAGGCGATCGCGAGTGA
- a CDS encoding NADH-quinone oxidoreductase subunit B — protein sequence MDVTSPSSAGRPGAEAESAEASAPEPVPTFLPEPKRLGVLSRLAPEPMKVVLNWGRRYSLWVFNFGLACCAIEFIAASMARHDFIRLGVIPFAPGPRQADLMIVSGTVTDKMAPAVKRLYEQMPEPKYVISFGACSNCGGPYWDSYSVTKGVDQIIPVDVYVPGCPPRPEALLQGILKLQEKIARESLGERYATGGSRPSTAALRSGLVAAPPAPGSSAADSATPDSSTPDSSKEEPK from the coding sequence ATGGACGTGACGAGCCCGTCGTCCGCCGGTCGGCCGGGAGCGGAGGCGGAATCCGCCGAGGCCTCCGCGCCCGAGCCCGTCCCCACGTTCCTCCCCGAGCCGAAGCGCCTGGGCGTGCTGTCCAGGCTCGCGCCCGAGCCGATGAAGGTGGTCCTCAACTGGGGCCGCCGCTACAGCCTCTGGGTCTTCAACTTCGGACTCGCCTGCTGTGCCATCGAGTTCATCGCCGCCTCCATGGCGCGTCACGACTTCATCCGGCTCGGCGTGATCCCCTTCGCCCCGGGCCCCCGCCAGGCCGACCTCATGATCGTCTCCGGCACGGTGACGGACAAGATGGCGCCCGCGGTGAAGCGGCTGTACGAGCAGATGCCCGAGCCCAAGTACGTCATCTCCTTCGGCGCCTGCTCCAACTGCGGCGGCCCGTACTGGGATTCGTACTCCGTGACGAAGGGCGTCGACCAGATCATTCCGGTCGATGTCTACGTACCGGGCTGCCCGCCCCGGCCGGAGGCCCTGCTCCAGGGCATTCTCAAGCTCCAGGAGAAGATCGCGCGCGAGTCGCTGGGTGAGCGTTACGCGACGGGCGGCAGCCGCCCCTCCACGGCCGCCCTGCGCAGCGGCCTGGTAGCGGCCCCGCCCGCGCCCGGCTCCTCGGCCGCTGACTCCGCGACTCCCGACTCCTCGACCCCTGACTCCTCGAAGGAGGAGCCGAAGTGA
- a CDS encoding NADH-quinone oxidoreductase subunit A, which produces MTDVADLPGAELPGPAVLASDYFHSYSVVGLLAVVGVLFVAVAFGAGRLLRPVVPTPEKLLTYECGVDPVGEGWAHTQVRYYVYAFLYVIFAVDSIFLFPWATVFAAPGYGATTLVEMFIFLGFLAVGLLYAWKKGVLEWT; this is translated from the coding sequence GTGACGGACGTGGCGGACCTGCCGGGAGCGGAGCTGCCGGGACCGGCCGTTCTCGCGTCGGACTACTTCCACAGCTACTCAGTGGTCGGACTGCTCGCCGTGGTCGGCGTGCTGTTCGTCGCCGTCGCCTTCGGAGCCGGCCGGCTGCTGCGTCCCGTGGTGCCGACGCCGGAGAAACTCCTCACGTACGAATGCGGCGTGGACCCCGTGGGAGAGGGCTGGGCACACACCCAGGTCCGCTACTACGTGTACGCCTTCCTGTATGTGATCTTCGCCGTCGACTCGATCTTCCTGTTCCCGTGGGCGACCGTCTTCGCCGCGCCCGGATACGGGGCGACGACGCTCGTGGAAATGTTCATCTTCCTCGGTTTCCTGGCCGTGGGACTGCTCTACGCATGGAAGAAGGGCGTCCTCGAATGGACGTGA
- a CDS encoding sensor domain-containing protein has translation MTMSPQVPDHDGPPPVRFAFDRWTWKEIAHLLANLPMAIAGFVYTVLMVSIGVGLAITVIGLPLLALGLQGSRLLGRAERGRARGLLGLRIDEPSPLARVRREEGFFAWLWSSLKDPVGWRAALYSFMRLPWGVVTFAVTLVSLFVLWPVLPYTARFMANADRGMVRGLLSPSDELERRIAELESDRGVVVDTAAADLRRIERDLHDGAQARLVALAMGLGLAKEKLTDDPEAAARMVDEAHGEVKVALQELRDLARGIHPAVLTDRGLDAALSAISSRCTVPVTVGVDLPGRPAQAIEGIAYFTVSELLQNISKHSGARTASVDVWRSADRLLIQVSDDGRGGASMDGGTGMAGLAERLDAVDGLFVLDSPVGGPTTVTAELPWRDREDEKDAAAGRTARA, from the coding sequence ATGACCATGAGCCCCCAGGTGCCCGATCACGACGGGCCGCCTCCTGTCCGCTTCGCCTTCGACCGGTGGACGTGGAAGGAGATCGCGCATCTTCTCGCCAATCTTCCGATGGCCATCGCCGGTTTCGTCTACACCGTGCTGATGGTCTCCATCGGCGTGGGGCTGGCGATCACGGTGATCGGACTGCCCCTGCTCGCGCTGGGGCTCCAGGGCTCCCGGCTGCTGGGACGTGCCGAACGGGGCCGGGCGCGGGGGCTGCTCGGGCTGCGGATCGACGAGCCGAGCCCGCTGGCCCGGGTCCGCCGGGAGGAGGGGTTCTTCGCCTGGCTGTGGTCGAGCCTGAAGGACCCGGTGGGCTGGCGCGCGGCGCTGTACTCGTTCATGCGGCTTCCGTGGGGCGTGGTCACGTTCGCGGTGACGCTCGTGAGTCTCTTCGTCCTGTGGCCGGTACTCCCCTATACGGCGCGGTTCATGGCCAACGCCGACCGCGGCATGGTGCGCGGGCTGCTCTCGCCCTCCGACGAGCTGGAACGCCGCATCGCCGAACTGGAGTCGGACCGGGGCGTCGTCGTCGACACCGCCGCCGCCGACCTGCGGCGCATCGAGCGCGATCTGCACGACGGCGCGCAGGCGCGGCTCGTCGCCCTCGCGATGGGGCTCGGTCTCGCCAAGGAGAAGCTGACCGACGACCCCGAGGCCGCGGCCCGCATGGTCGACGAGGCCCACGGCGAGGTCAAGGTCGCCCTCCAGGAACTGCGCGACCTGGCCCGCGGCATCCACCCCGCCGTCCTCACCGACCGCGGACTCGACGCCGCACTCTCCGCCATCTCCTCGCGCTGCACGGTCCCCGTCACAGTGGGGGTGGATCTGCCCGGCCGGCCCGCACAGGCCATCGAGGGCATCGCCTACTTCACCGTCTCCGAACTGCTGCAGAACATCAGCAAGCACAGCGGGGCGCGTACGGCGTCCGTCGATGTGTGGCGGTCTGCGGACCGGCTGCTGATCCAGGTCTCCGACGACGGGCGGGGCGGGGCCTCGATGGACGGCGGTACGGGGATGGCGGGGCTCGCCGAGCGGCTGGACGCCGTCGACGGGCTGTTCGTCCTCGACTCCCCGGTCGGGGGCCCTACGACCGTCACCGCCGAGCTGCCCTGGCGCGACCGGGAGGACGAGAAGGACGCGGCCGCCGGCCGCACGGCCAGGGCCTGA
- a CDS encoding sensor domain-containing protein has protein sequence MATAYGPDTRDHQRSGSGYGEQPARHRVPAVLRAPFEGRTWREFGYLMLSLPISVVLFSFAITMTAVGAGLLVTFLGIPVLAAGLAMCRGFGAMERARARGLLKLDVADPAPVRGRTGGLMSWVGAVLKSGVSWRHLLYALLHFPWAVFAFCVSLTLWSYGWAALTYPLYSWVFPAYVGIDGVQLYGDANHQVYLDSSVELTLTSAFGLVLVVVTPWIIRGLASVDRLMVTGLLGPSRLASRVSELESDRGVVVDTAAADLRRIERDLHDGAQARLVALAMDLGLAKDKLTDDPEAAARMVDEAHGEVKVALQELRDLARGIHPAVLTDRGLDAALSAVASRCTVPVTVEVDLPGRPAQAIEGIAYFTVSELLQNVSKHARATRATVDVWRSADRLMLQVADNGRGGAGQASGSGLAGLTERLDAVDGILVVDSPVGGPTKITAELPWRG, from the coding sequence ATGGCCACGGCATACGGACCGGACACACGGGACCATCAGCGGTCGGGCTCCGGATACGGGGAGCAGCCGGCGCGACACCGCGTCCCGGCCGTGCTGCGGGCCCCCTTCGAGGGCAGGACCTGGCGCGAGTTCGGCTATCTGATGCTCAGTCTGCCGATCAGCGTCGTGCTGTTCAGCTTCGCGATCACCATGACCGCCGTGGGTGCCGGACTGCTCGTCACCTTCCTGGGGATCCCCGTCCTGGCCGCCGGGCTGGCCATGTGCCGCGGCTTCGGCGCGATGGAGCGGGCCAGGGCGCGCGGTCTGCTGAAGCTGGACGTGGCCGATCCGGCGCCGGTGCGGGGCCGGACCGGCGGTCTGATGTCCTGGGTCGGCGCGGTCCTGAAGAGCGGGGTGTCCTGGCGGCACCTGCTCTACGCGCTGCTGCACTTCCCGTGGGCGGTCTTCGCCTTCTGCGTCTCGCTGACCCTGTGGTCGTACGGCTGGGCGGCCCTCACGTACCCCTTGTACTCCTGGGTCTTCCCGGCCTACGTGGGTATCGACGGGGTGCAGCTGTACGGCGACGCCAATCACCAGGTCTATCTGGACTCGTCCGTCGAACTCACGCTGACCAGCGCCTTCGGTCTGGTCCTCGTCGTCGTCACGCCGTGGATCATCCGCGGTCTGGCCTCGGTGGACCGGCTGATGGTGACCGGGCTGCTGGGCCCGTCGCGGCTGGCCTCGCGCGTCTCGGAGCTGGAGTCGGACCGGGGCGTCGTCGTCGACACCGCCGCCGCCGACCTGCGGCGCATCGAGCGCGATCTGCACGACGGCGCGCAGGCCCGGCTCGTCGCCCTCGCCATGGATCTGGGGCTGGCGAAGGACAAGCTGACCGACGACCCCGAGGCCGCGGCCCGCATGGTCGACGAGGCCCACGGCGAGGTCAAGGTCGCCCTCCAGGAACTGCGCGACCTGGCCCGCGGCATCCACCCCGCCGTCCTCACCGACCGCGGACTCGACGCCGCACTCTCCGCTGTGGCCTCCCGCTGCACGGTGCCCGTCACGGTCGAGGTCGATCTGCCCGGCCGGCCGGCGCAGGCCATCGAGGGCATCGCGTACTTCACCGTCTCCGAGCTGCTGCAGAACGTCAGCAAGCACGCCCGCGCCACCCGCGCCACGGTCGACGTCTGGCGGTCGGCGGACCGGCTGATGCTCCAGGTCGCCGACAACGGACGCGGCGGGGCCGGCCAGGCGTCGGGCAGCGGTCTGGCCGGGCTGACCGAGCGGCTGGACGCCGTGGACGGGATCCTGGTCGTCGACTCCCCCGTGGGCGGCCCGACGAAGATCACGGCCGAGCTCCCGTGGCGCGGCTGA
- a CDS encoding response regulator transcription factor — protein MRVVIAEDSVLLREGLTRLLTDLGHDVVAGVGDAEALIKTVGDLAGQDALPDVVVADVRMPPTHTDEGVRAAVRLRKEYPGIGVLVLSQYVEEQYATELLAGSSRGVGYLLKDRVAEVREFVDAVVRVAQGGTALDPEVVAQLLGRSRKQDVLAGLTPREREVLGLMAEGRTNSAVARQLVVSDGAVEKHVSNIFLKLGLSPSDGDHRRVLAVLTYLNS, from the coding sequence GTGCGCGTGGTCATCGCCGAGGATTCGGTACTGCTCCGGGAGGGACTCACCCGGCTGCTGACGGATCTCGGGCATGACGTCGTGGCGGGGGTCGGTGACGCGGAGGCCCTGATCAAGACGGTGGGTGACCTCGCCGGGCAGGACGCGCTGCCCGATGTGGTGGTCGCCGATGTGCGGATGCCGCCGACCCACACCGACGAGGGGGTGCGGGCCGCGGTGCGGTTGCGCAAGGAGTACCCGGGGATCGGGGTGCTGGTCCTTTCGCAGTACGTCGAGGAGCAGTACGCCACCGAGCTGCTGGCCGGGTCCAGCCGGGGCGTCGGCTATCTGCTGAAGGACCGGGTCGCCGAGGTCCGTGAGTTCGTCGACGCGGTGGTCCGGGTGGCGCAGGGCGGCACGGCGCTGGATCCGGAGGTGGTGGCGCAGCTGCTGGGCCGGAGCCGTAAGCAGGACGTGCTGGCAGGGCTGACGCCGCGTGAGCGCGAGGTGCTCGGTCTGATGGCGGAGGGGCGGACGAACTCGGCGGTGGCGCGGCAGCTCGTGGTGAGCGACGGCGCGGTGGAGAAGCACGTCAGCAACATCTTCCTGAAGCTGGGGCTCTCCCCCAGCGACGGCGACCACCGGCGCGTCCTGGCCGTCCTGACCTATCTGAACTCCTGA
- a CDS encoding 2-oxoacid:acceptor oxidoreductase subunit alpha: protein MTSQVSSPADQADEASEALVGGQRAPQSAAGTGEKEIRRLDRVIIRFAGDSGDGMQLTGDRFTSETASFGNDLSTLPNFPAEIRAPAGTLPGVSSFQLHFADHDILTPGDAPNVLVAMNPAALRANIADVPRGAEIIVNTDEFTKRPMAKVGYDTSPLEDGSLEAYNVHPVPLTTLTIEALKEFGLSRKEAERSKNMFALGLLSWMYHRPTEGTETFLRAKFAKKPQIAEANVTAFRAGWNFGETTEDFAVSYEVAPATQAFPTGTYRNISGNLALSYGLIAAGRQADLPVYLGSYPITPASDILHELSKHKNFGIRTFQAEDEIAGIGAALGAAFGGALGVTTTSGPGVALKSETIGLAVSLELPLLIIDIQRGGPSTGLPTKTEQADLLQAMYGRNGEAPVPIVAPKTPADCFDAALDAARIALTYRTPVFLLSDGYLANGSEPWRIPETDSLPDLRVQFAGGPNHELADGTEVFWPYKRDPQTLARPWAVPGTPGLEHRIGGIEKQDGTGNISYDPANHDFMVRTRQAKVDGIEVPDLEVDDPAEAKTLVLGWGSTYGPITAAVRRLRAAGRPIAQAHLRHLNPFPRNLGEVLKRYDKVVVPEMNLGQLAMLIRAKYLVDAHSYNQVNGMPFKAEQLATALEEAIDG, encoded by the coding sequence GTGACCAGCCAGGTCAGTAGCCCAGCCGATCAGGCCGATGAGGCCAGTGAGGCGCTCGTAGGGGGACAGCGTGCCCCCCAGTCCGCAGCAGGCACCGGCGAGAAAGAGATCCGTCGTCTGGATCGGGTGATCATCCGTTTCGCGGGTGACTCCGGGGACGGTATGCAGCTCACGGGTGACCGTTTCACTTCGGAGACCGCGTCCTTCGGGAACGATCTCTCCACGCTGCCGAACTTCCCCGCCGAGATCCGAGCGCCCGCAGGAACCCTGCCGGGCGTCTCCTCCTTCCAGCTCCACTTCGCCGACCACGACATCCTCACCCCCGGCGACGCCCCCAACGTCCTGGTCGCCATGAACCCCGCCGCACTACGGGCCAACATCGCCGACGTACCACGCGGCGCCGAAATCATCGTCAACACCGACGAGTTCACCAAACGCCCCATGGCAAAAGTCGGCTACGACACCAGCCCGCTGGAAGACGGGTCCCTGGAGGCCTACAACGTCCACCCGGTGCCACTGACCACCCTCACGATCGAGGCACTGAAGGAGTTCGGGCTCTCCCGCAAGGAAGCCGAACGCTCGAAGAACATGTTCGCGCTCGGACTCCTCTCCTGGATGTACCACCGCCCCACCGAAGGCACCGAGACGTTCCTGCGCGCCAAGTTCGCCAAGAAGCCACAGATCGCCGAAGCCAACGTCACCGCGTTCCGCGCCGGCTGGAACTTCGGCGAGACGACCGAGGACTTCGCCGTCTCCTACGAGGTCGCACCCGCCACCCAGGCCTTCCCCACCGGCACGTACCGCAATATCTCGGGGAACCTCGCCCTGTCCTACGGCCTGATCGCCGCCGGCCGACAGGCCGACCTGCCCGTCTACCTGGGGTCCTACCCGATCACTCCGGCGTCCGACATCCTGCACGAACTCAGCAAGCACAAGAACTTCGGCATCCGCACCTTCCAGGCCGAGGACGAGATCGCCGGCATCGGCGCCGCACTCGGTGCGGCCTTCGGCGGAGCGCTCGGAGTCACCACCACCTCCGGGCCCGGGGTCGCCCTCAAGTCCGAGACCATCGGCCTCGCCGTCTCTCTCGAACTGCCGCTCCTCATCATTGATATCCAGCGGGGCGGGCCTTCCACGGGGCTGCCGACCAAGACCGAGCAGGCCGACCTCCTCCAGGCCATGTACGGGCGCAACGGCGAGGCACCGGTGCCCATCGTCGCGCCGAAGACCCCGGCCGACTGCTTCGACGCGGCACTCGACGCCGCCCGGATCGCCCTGACCTACCGCACCCCGGTCTTCCTCCTGTCCGACGGCTACCTCGCCAACGGATCCGAGCCCTGGCGCATCCCGGAGACCGACAGCCTCCCCGACCTGCGCGTCCAGTTCGCCGGCGGACCCAACCACGAACTGGCCGACGGCACCGAGGTGTTCTGGCCCTACAAGCGCGACCCACAAACCCTCGCCCGCCCCTGGGCCGTCCCCGGCACCCCCGGCCTCGAACACCGCATCGGCGGCATCGAGAAACAAGACGGCACAGGCAACATCTCCTACGACCCCGCCAACCACGACTTCATGGTCCGCACCCGACAGGCCAAGGTGGACGGCATCGAGGTCCCGGACCTGGAAGTCGACGACCCGGCGGAGGCGAAGACGCTGGTGCTGGGGTGGGGATCGACGTATGGCCCCATCACCGCTGCCGTGCGGCGGCTCCGGGCCGCGGGACGGCCGATCGCGCAGGCTCATCTGCGGCATCTCAACCCGTTCCCGCGGAATCTCGGCGAGGTGCTGAAGCGTTACGACAAGGTGGTCGTCCCGGAGATGAACCTCGGGCAGCTGGCCATGCTTATCCGGGCCAAGTACCTGGTGGACGCACACAGTTACAACCAGGTCAACGGCATGCCGTTCAAGGCCGAGCAGCTTGCGACGGCCCTCGAGGAGGCCATTGATGGCTGA